A single genomic interval of Thermococcus sp. harbors:
- a CDS encoding MFS transporter gives MENRRLAGIALLVLSAFTGTIAFRLATPAIAFYTRDVLRASMLAVSLVSMSFVLARALTSVLSGLALERGKWLVYLGAVAMMGNALAVQLYPLTSSWLQVAGIKLLNGFLNGLSWPMAQFVVAVTAPKEMRARVTSVYFFFGSIASLLGNYAYAYTVNLGLSGQMWISSAFFVLTGLIMLLSYYLLYDRIAPRREEKRAEGISIDPRRVLIIASLMAVIVAFTSGEITYVYVSEALGLSRERTAVLLGWTGFAASLLSYFSSWFADVRSEAKTVKLTAFLAGISPLLASIKTAPTVFVGIFLALFAFQSFRPISRKVLAGYHRSSLAIGGVNAVQNLSTFVGGIIFGLAYSLGEVHLWLSLNLALLAFLPFSVGLFVEGVKIGKDIPPKLL, from the coding sequence ATGGAAAACAGAAGGCTCGCAGGGATAGCCCTCCTCGTGCTTTCAGCCTTCACCGGAACGATAGCCTTTCGCCTGGCAACTCCAGCTATAGCCTTCTACACTCGCGATGTTTTGAGGGCGAGCATGCTGGCGGTTTCTCTGGTTTCCATGTCCTTCGTTCTGGCGAGGGCCCTCACCTCCGTCTTGAGCGGTCTTGCCCTTGAGAGGGGAAAATGGCTGGTTTACCTGGGTGCGGTGGCCATGATGGGAAACGCCCTCGCGGTTCAGCTCTATCCCCTAACCTCAAGCTGGCTTCAGGTGGCTGGGATAAAGCTCCTCAACGGCTTCCTCAACGGGCTGAGCTGGCCGATGGCCCAGTTCGTCGTGGCGGTAACAGCACCGAAGGAGATGAGGGCGAGGGTGACCTCGGTGTACTTCTTCTTCGGGAGCATCGCTTCACTTCTCGGGAACTACGCCTATGCATACACGGTAAACCTCGGCTTATCCGGCCAGATGTGGATTTCCTCAGCCTTCTTCGTCCTGACGGGCCTGATAATGCTCCTGAGCTACTACCTCCTCTACGACAGAATAGCGCCGAGGAGGGAGGAGAAGCGAGCAGAGGGAATAAGCATTGACCCGAGGAGGGTTCTGATCATAGCCTCCCTCATGGCCGTCATAGTGGCCTTCACCTCCGGGGAGATAACCTACGTTTACGTTTCAGAGGCCCTCGGGCTGAGCAGGGAAAGAACGGCAGTTTTACTGGGCTGGACAGGCTTCGCGGCCTCTCTGCTCAGCTATTTCTCCTCGTGGTTCGCCGATGTGAGAAGCGAAGCAAAGACGGTGAAGCTGACGGCATTTTTAGCCGGGATTTCACCGCTTTTGGCATCAATAAAAACCGCCCCAACGGTTTTCGTAGGCATATTCCTCGCTCTCTTCGCCTTCCAGAGCTTCCGCCCGATTTCGAGGAAGGTCTTAGCAGGCTACCACCGCTCTTCCCTGGCTATAGGCGGGGTAAACGCGGTTCAAAACCTCTCAACCTTCGTGGGCGGGATAATATTCGGCTTAGCGTATTCCCTCGGCGAGGTTCACCTCTGGTTGAGCCTCAATCTGGCCCTCCTTGCTTTCCTGCCCTTTTCAGTTGGGCTTTTCGTTGAGGGTGTGAAGATTGGAAAAGATATCCCTCCAAAACTTTTATAA
- a CDS encoding asparagine synthetase A → MNALSIVGRRIDPVMDVQTRAIAYLTGELSKRGFRWLLPVILSPVTDPLWPDPAAGEALKPPEVEVYGERLRLTHSMILHKQMAIAMGVERLFVLSPNVRLEGREADDGRHAYEFTQLDMEVAGASMDEVMGLIEELIIGLFRELRPILWEAFERELPRARKPFRRFTIEEIREEFGSEDEASRVLEEPFWITGIPREFYDREVDGTWRNYDLYLPEGYGEVSSGGEREWEYGKILSKIRSSGLSEESFRPYLEVAKAGLLKPSAGAGIGVERLVRYMVGAKHIAEVQLFPRIPGVPAVI, encoded by the coding sequence GTGAACGCGCTCAGCATAGTTGGCAGGAGGATAGACCCCGTTATGGACGTCCAGACGAGGGCGATAGCCTACCTTACCGGCGAACTCTCCAAGAGGGGCTTCCGCTGGCTTCTTCCAGTGATCTTGAGCCCGGTAACCGACCCGCTCTGGCCGGATCCAGCTGCAGGTGAAGCGCTGAAGCCACCGGAGGTTGAAGTCTACGGCGAGAGGCTCAGACTGACGCACAGCATGATACTCCACAAGCAGATGGCAATAGCGATGGGCGTAGAGAGGCTTTTCGTCCTCTCTCCAAACGTTAGACTAGAAGGCAGGGAAGCGGACGACGGGAGGCACGCGTACGAGTTCACCCAGCTTGACATGGAAGTTGCCGGTGCAAGCATGGACGAGGTCATGGGCCTGATTGAAGAACTCATAATCGGCCTCTTCCGCGAGCTCAGGCCTATCCTCTGGGAGGCCTTTGAAAGGGAGCTTCCAAGGGCGAGGAAACCTTTCAGGCGCTTCACCATCGAGGAAATCCGCGAGGAGTTCGGGAGCGAGGACGAAGCTAGCCGGGTTTTAGAGGAGCCCTTCTGGATAACGGGAATTCCGAGGGAGTTCTACGACCGGGAAGTTGACGGAACCTGGAGGAACTACGACCTCTACCTGCCGGAGGGCTACGGTGAGGTTTCCAGCGGTGGGGAAAGGGAATGGGAGTACGGGAAGATACTCTCAAAGATACGCTCCTCCGGTTTAAGCGAAGAATCCTTCAGGCCGTACCTTGAGGTTGCCAAGGCGGGCCTACTCAAGCCGAGTGCGGGAGCGGGAATAGGCGTTGAGAGGCTCGTCCGCTACATGGTCGGGGCAAAGCACATAGCCGAGGTTCAGCTCTTCCCGAGGATTCCCGGTGTTCCCGCGGTCATCTGA
- the pbp11 gene encoding tRNA-binding protein Pbp11 — MGLFDFLRKKAEKETGGEFIASRRPVATFRVEQIMNIMGREALIGTVEGIIYPGYKVKGKGIAIIREIQKDRKRVDFAVDGDRVALILEGNTNAKKGERLEVYQS; from the coding sequence ATGGGGCTGTTTGATTTTCTCAGGAAGAAGGCTGAGAAAGAGACCGGCGGGGAGTTTATAGCCTCCCGAAGACCCGTGGCGACCTTTAGGGTTGAGCAGATTATGAACATCATGGGCAGGGAGGCACTCATCGGGACGGTCGAGGGAATAATATACCCCGGCTACAAGGTTAAGGGGAAGGGAATAGCCATAATCCGGGAAATCCAGAAGGACAGGAAAAGGGTGGACTTTGCCGTTGACGGTGATAGAGTTGCCCTTATCCTTGAGGGAAATACAAACGCTAAAAAAGGAGAGAGGCTCGAAGTTTATCAGTCGTGA
- a CDS encoding alanine--glyoxylate aminotransferase family protein, translating to MTLEFHMDYEDAYREVYEMVKPKYKLFTAGPVACFPEVLAIMSVQMFSHRSAEAKAVHVDTLERLKKFLEADKGEIILFPSSGTGFMEASVRNTIPRGEKVLVTVIGAFGKRFADVVEANGRKAVILEKEPGQAVKPEELDEALRKNPDVHAVTITYNETSTGVLNPLPELAKVVHEHDKLLFVDAVSAMGGADIKFDKWGIDLVFASSQKAFGVPPGLAVAAVSERVFEIAEKMPERGWYFDLPLYKKFNEKKKGTPSTPPLPQIFGLNVVLRIVEKMGGKEKWLDMYRKRSEMIREGVKEMGLGILAEPGYESPTITAVVVPEGMKGVDVYNAMRERGFELAKGYGSVAEKTFRIGNMGYMTFEDIREMLDNLREVIEELRGR from the coding sequence GTGACCCTTGAGTTCCACATGGATTACGAGGACGCCTACAGGGAAGTCTACGAGATGGTGAAGCCGAAGTACAAGCTGTTCACAGCCGGCCCCGTTGCCTGCTTCCCCGAGGTTCTCGCGATAATGTCCGTCCAGATGTTCAGCCACCGCTCGGCCGAGGCCAAAGCGGTTCACGTTGACACGCTTGAGAGGCTCAAGAAGTTCCTTGAGGCTGACAAAGGCGAGATAATCCTCTTTCCCAGTTCGGGAACGGGCTTCATGGAGGCATCGGTCAGGAACACGATACCGAGGGGTGAAAAGGTTCTAGTCACTGTCATAGGTGCCTTTGGAAAGCGCTTTGCAGATGTTGTCGAGGCCAACGGCAGGAAAGCCGTAATCCTTGAGAAAGAACCCGGACAGGCTGTAAAACCTGAAGAGCTCGACGAGGCTTTGAGAAAGAACCCCGATGTTCACGCGGTTACCATAACTTACAACGAGACTTCAACCGGCGTTTTAAACCCGCTCCCAGAGCTGGCAAAGGTTGTTCACGAGCACGACAAGCTCCTCTTCGTTGATGCCGTTTCAGCGATGGGCGGTGCGGACATAAAGTTCGATAAATGGGGAATTGATCTGGTCTTCGCGAGCAGTCAGAAGGCCTTTGGCGTTCCCCCGGGATTGGCGGTAGCAGCTGTCAGCGAGCGCGTTTTCGAGATAGCGGAGAAAATGCCAGAAAGGGGCTGGTACTTCGATTTACCGCTCTACAAGAAGTTCAACGAGAAGAAGAAGGGAACGCCCTCGACACCACCTCTTCCACAGATATTCGGCCTCAATGTCGTTCTCAGAATCGTCGAGAAGATGGGAGGAAAGGAGAAGTGGCTCGACATGTACAGGAAGAGGAGCGAGATGATAAGGGAAGGCGTCAAGGAGATGGGCCTTGGAATTCTGGCGGAGCCGGGATACGAGAGCCCGACCATAACAGCGGTCGTTGTTCCCGAGGGCATGAAGGGGGTTGACGTTTACAACGCGATGCGTGAGAGGGGCTTTGAACTGGCCAAGGGTTACGGAAGCGTTGCCGAGAAGACCTTCCGCATAGGCAACATGGGCTACATGACCTTTGAGGACATCCGCGAGATGCTTGACAACCTCAGGGAGGTTATAGAAGAGCTCAGGGGGCGCTGA
- a CDS encoding 50S ribosomal protein L16, giving the protein MGLRPAKIDRDVDKPAYTRREYIRGAPGPKITIFDMGNLSAEFQYEVSLHAEQAMQIRQNALEAIRIQVNRYLQKNVGRSNFHFKIRVFPFQVLRENPMATGRKADRYGNGMRRPFGKPIGLAARVKKDQKILTVWVNENHLKFALEAMRRAKMKLPYSAYYRIYDKNGNDVTTKVLSTMKR; this is encoded by the coding sequence ATGGGACTGAGGCCAGCAAAGATTGATAGGGACGTTGACAAGCCCGCTTACACGAGAAGGGAGTACATACGCGGTGCTCCAGGTCCGAAGATAACGATATTCGACATGGGCAACCTCTCCGCCGAGTTCCAGTACGAGGTCAGCCTTCACGCCGAGCAGGCCATGCAGATAAGGCAGAACGCCCTTGAGGCTATTCGTATTCAGGTCAACAGGTACCTTCAGAAGAACGTCGGAAGGAGCAACTTCCACTTTAAGATAAGGGTCTTCCCCTTCCAAGTTCTCCGTGAGAACCCGATGGCCACCGGAAGGAAGGCCGACCGTTACGGAAACGGTATGAGAAGGCCATTTGGTAAGCCGATCGGACTGGCGGCAAGGGTTAAGAAGGACCAGAAGATACTAACCGTCTGGGTGAACGAAAACCACCTCAAGTTCGCCCTTGAGGCCATGAGAAGGGCCAAGATGAAGCTGCCCTACTCGGCCTACTACAGAATATACGACAAGAACGGCAACGACGTCACGACCAAAGTCCTCTCAACCATGAAGCGCTGA
- a CDS encoding ATPase, protein MGVYVFTPDDLVRYGSARPDQLELLREKILGRKDILIVGTSRSGKTKLVEALLHYVPEDWKVAVVTAYGEFKPFRENIEIIDTRFDRRPLKVRTEEVIERLKSVEPDYVVVDTLHTVDVPMILKELIDRYAFIVTSLAMTEDVKDEVMHWLRIDEETFNRFDVVVVTKRDFRTGRRTVDKIYAVKDGELVRII, encoded by the coding sequence ATGGGAGTTTACGTGTTCACACCCGACGACCTCGTGCGCTACGGCTCCGCAAGGCCCGACCAACTCGAACTCCTGAGGGAGAAGATACTTGGGAGAAAGGACATTCTCATCGTCGGCACAAGCAGGAGCGGAAAGACCAAGCTCGTTGAAGCTCTTTTACACTACGTTCCTGAGGACTGGAAGGTAGCCGTCGTCACGGCCTACGGCGAGTTCAAACCCTTCAGGGAGAACATAGAGATAATAGACACGCGCTTCGACAGGAGACCCCTCAAGGTGAGAACCGAGGAAGTCATCGAGAGGCTGAAAAGTGTAGAGCCGGATTACGTCGTTGTTGACACACTGCACACTGTGGACGTCCCGATGATTCTGAAGGAGCTGATAGACAGATACGCCTTCATAGTGACTTCTCTCGCCATGACTGAGGATGTAAAGGATGAGGTGATGCACTGGCTCAGAATAGACGAGGAAACCTTTAACCGCTTTGACGTCGTTGTTGTCACGAAAAGGGACTTCAGGACGGGAAGGAGAACCGTGGACAAGATATACGCCGTCAAGGACGGTGAGCTGGTGAGGATAATCTGA